In Zerene cesonia ecotype Mississippi chromosome 18, Zerene_cesonia_1.1, whole genome shotgun sequence, the following are encoded in one genomic region:
- the LOC119833897 gene encoding nucleolar protein 16, translating into MKIKKQHKKKKYLHKLNRKRMHLKQKSTGTIKCKALKEAWNHSKSTSRNLRDMGLANDPNKVIKIPSFKEEQLKVAKKIVNPDAPAEEKVVAIKSRKKVVAKKLEEEATAPRERRFMLPKGQVEFITYLLDKYGHDYKAMVKDKKNYNQYTWKQLRAKVKTFMGIPLQYGEYLKSRGLLDKEENEEELKEQAKALIMDDSD; encoded by the exons atGAAGATAAAAAAGCAACATAAGAAGAAGAAATATCTTCACAAACTTAACCGTAAAAGAATGCATCTGAAACAGAAAAGCACTGGAACAATCAAATG taaggCGCTTAAGGAAGCCTGGAATCACAGTAAATCCACATCACGTAACTTGCGAGATATGGGTCTGGCAAATGATCCTaacaaagttataaaaatacccaGTTTTAAAGAAGAGCAATTGAAAGTGgccaaaaaaattgttaatccAGATGCGCCAGCAGAAGAAAAAGTAGTTGCTATAAAATCTCGTAAGAAGGTTGTTGCCAAAAAATTAGAAGAAGAAGCTACTGCTCCAAGAGAAAGGAGATTTAT GTTGCCAAAAGGACAAGTggaatttattacttacttgCTAGATAAATATGGTCATGATTATAAAGCAATGgttaaagataaaaagaaCTATAACCAATACACATGGAAACAATTGAGGGCCAAGGTGAAAACTTTTATGGGTATTCCATTACAATAtggtgaatatttaaaatccagAGGACTGTTAGACAAAGAAGAAAATGAAGAAGAGCTTAAGGAACAAGCAAAAGCCTTAATTATGGATGATAGTGATTGA
- the LOC119833896 gene encoding protein DPCD, translating to MKRKACLVEAYESDKAIFEEQVLRRFKENMYKNTVWYKSLLNAEKTCLKEDKVRKIHYKFDDDKEMVEEYNVDTKVLIRRAWKSKGKVGSEGKWDVEIGDPIPDAVQPVDSAEIVESKDQPVVCRRNTRVNLEWRIRNLPYPIETYGLKANNDEKCIIISTTNKKYYKKLFIPELTRLGLNVEQSNIQSSHKYNTLIVMYKKPQQLIDMEKEWYEELNNVKPVKDIPNECKAQ from the exons atgaaaagaaaagctTGTTTGGTCGAGGCGTATGAATCGGATAAAGCTATATTTGAAGAACAAGTATTAAGACGGTTTAAAGAAAACATGTACAAAAATACTGTGTGGTACAAATCTCTGTTAAATGCAGagaaaacatgtttaaaagaagataaagtaagaaaaattcattataaatttgatgacGACAAAGAAATGGTTGAAGAATATAATGTAGATACTAAAGTGTTAATTAGAAGAGCTTGGAAGTCTAAAGGGAAAGTGGGTAGTGAAGGGAAATGGGATGTTGAGATAGGAGATCCTATACCAGATGCAGTGCAACCTGTAGATTCTGCTGAAATTGTTGAAAGCAAAGACCAG CCAGTAGTGTGTAGGCGCAACACTAGAGTTAATCTGGAATGGAGGATAAGAAACTTGCCATACCCAATAGAAACATATGGACTAAAAGCAAACAACGACGAGAAGTGTATCATCATCAGTAcaacaaataagaaatactaCAAGAAGTTATTTATTCCTGAACTAACAAGGCTAGGATTAAATGTTGAACAATCAAACATACAATCTTCTCATAAGTACAACACTCTTATTGTGATG taCAAGAAGCCTCAACAACTAATAGATATGGAGAAAGAATGGTATGAGGAgctaaataatgttaaaccAGTAAAGGATATTCCAAATGAATGCAAAGCTCAATGA
- the LOC119833969 gene encoding testis-expressed protein 10: MHKTGATRHKKFLKAEKSKTKLKGKKDKELPKGTNVTKTNFKVKKIVIKEQLKKHAQTEALSTRKLNVKELLSRLNHFNAQSRTDALDGLKEIISSNTDILEQSLGPVIQGVSALILNVEKNVRQAALKVLHLVLSNIQTEKIEPFFDIMSTYLRSAMTHIDNRIQEDSLLFLDILLACAPEKAAEDFHKIIPNFLDMISKLRTDAKPGRTLTINLNSQITSVKWRVKVLDRLKGFLHKFADYNKVSLIEKSDDSKTKSFNMDGSNHYPLFNPIYTSICHVSCFSTKSSENLLQIDEVDKFREYIETLMPLLFETWLEASPNAQSGTRMETVVTEDAALLLRHILEVISTIWDLVRFYHQRTPSSNIEQLFCQKYKALFSQNICNSFPYVTNVRTKQTKSNENSMEDVITDPKLTIENLQICYLFIMLNPRINIAQDSKLINTVVAYIERVLDYKSVQNVNKIIFKILQSMFSKEITGWTRTTVVMDSLFKKIIEVYFNRRESDDIHQQIFTLLCQIAMNDKLAHFHSNTLFEQWLKNLPDILLGESLTLQSVDIIHKFAVSKNALFNSVLKPKLLNIITNLPKIMISDCENDNDYHKLLSLLYWIKSWDADTLNLLENQLLNNEYRSDHGKFIFDTLRLKSGGIL, translated from the exons ATGCATAAAACAGGTGCAACTCGCCATAAAAAGTTTCTAAAGGCAGAAAAGtcgaaaacaaaattgaaaggTAAAAAAGACAAAGAATTACCCAAAGGaacaaatgttacaaaaactAATTTCAAAGTTAAAAAGATAGTAATCAAAGaacaattgaaaaaacatGCTCAAACGGAGGCCCTATCTACTAGAAAACTTAATGTCAAAGAACTGTTATCAAGACTCAATCATTTCAATGCTCAGTCACGTACTGATGCACTTGATGGCCTTAAGGAAATCATAAGTTCCAACACAGATATTCTTGAGCAAAGCCTTGGACCTGTTATTCAGGGTGTGAGCGCTCTGATATTAAATGTggaaaaaaat gtTCGGCAAGCTGCATTAAAAGTCCTTCATTTagtattatcaaatattcaaaCTGAAAAGATTGAACCTTTTTTTGATATCATGTCAACATACCTACGAAGTGCCATGACTCATATTGATAATAGAATTCAAGAGGATTCGCTTTTATTCTTAGATATACTGTTAGCATGTGCTCCAGAAAAAGCTGCAGAagattttcacaaaataatacCAAATTTTTTGGATATGATTTCAAAATTGCGCACTGATGCCAAACCAGGAAGAACATTAACTATTAATCTCAACAGTCAAATAACTAGTGTCAAATGGAGGGTTAAAGTTCTAGACAGATTAAAAGGCTTTTTACACAAATTTGCTGATTACAACAAAGTTTCACTTATTGAGAAGTCAGATGACTCAAAAACTAAAAGTTTTAACATGGATGGGTCTAATCACTATCCTTTATTTAATCCAATTTATACATCTATTTGCCATGTGTCTTGTTTCTCTACAAAGAGTTCAGAAAATTTGCTGCAAATTGATGAAGTTGATAAGTTCAGGGAATATATTGAGACCCTGATGCCTTTACTGTTTGAAACATGGCTAGAAGCAAGTCCTAATGCACAATCTGGTACTCGCATGGAGACTGTTGTAACTGAAGATGCTGCTTTATTACTGAGACATATACTAGAAGTGATATCCACTATATGGGACCTTGTCAGATTCTATCATCAAAGAACACCCAGCTCAAACATAGAACAACTGTTTTGCCAGAAGTATAAAGCACTATTTAGTCAAAATATATGCAATTCATTTCCATATGTGACAAATGTTAGAACAAAGCAGACAAAAAGCAATGAAAATAGCATGGAAGATGTTATCACTGATCCCAAATTAACCATAGAAAACCTACAAATCTGTTacttgtttataatgttaaatccTCGTATAAATATTGCACAAGATAGCAAACTCATAAACACAGTTGTTGCCTATATAGAAAGGGTGCTTGATTACAAATCAGTTCAAAATGTGAATAagatcatttttaaaatcttgcaatcaatgttttcaaaagaaataacaGGTTGGACAAGAACAACCGTAGTTATGGATtcactgtttaaaaaaatcattgaagtatattttaatagaagagAAAGTGATGATATCcatcaacaaatatttactttactgTGTCAAATAGCTATGAATGATAAACTAGCACATTTCCACTCCAATACGTTATTTGAACAATGGTTGAAAAACCTGCCCGATATCCTCCTTGGAGAATCTCTTACATTGCAAAGTGTGGACATTATTCACAAATTTGCAGTTAGCAAAAATGCACTTTTTAATTCTGTGTTGAAACCAAAGCTTCTAAACATCATTACCAACTTACCGAAAATAATGATAAGTGATTGTGAAAATGATAAtgattatcataaattattatctctaCTTTACTGGATAAAATCATGGGATGcagatacattaaatttattggagAATCAATTACTCAATAATGAATATAGAAGCGATCATGGTAAATTTATCTTTGATACTTTGAGATTAAAGAGTGGTGGTATCTTGTaa